The following coding sequences are from one Triticum dicoccoides isolate Atlit2015 ecotype Zavitan chromosome 4A, WEW_v2.0, whole genome shotgun sequence window:
- the LOC119288122 gene encoding haloacid dehalogenase-like hydrolase domain-containing protein 3: protein MPATLMRCPLLLGRQPVTALRHSFSSSRMRRVRKAAGGGGQGPPPAYGGLLLDAGGTLLQLAQPVAETYSTLGRPYGVMKSEKYIMEGFKRAFSAPWPKTLRYQGDGRPFWRIVVAEATDCTNSNYFEEVYQYYAHGDAWRLPGGAYRTLRDLKDAGVKLAVVSNFDTRLRKLLKDLNVSHMFDAIVVSSEVGYEKPAPEIFKIALEQIGVEARNAVHVGDDETADKAGANAIGLECWLWGEDVKEFSEIQRRIVAKGSR from the exons ATGCCTGCCACGTTGATGCGCTGCCCCCTCCTGCTCGGGCGGCAACCGGTGACCGCCCTCCGacactccttctcctcctcccgcaTGCGTCGTGTGCGCAAAGCCGCGGGGGGTGGGGGCCAGGGGCCACCACCGGCGTATGGTGGGCTGCTGCTCGACGCCGGTGGCACGCTGCTGCAGTTAGCGCAGCCGGTCGCCGAGACGTACTCCACCCTCGGCCGTCCATATG GTGTGATGAAGTCCGAAAAGTACATCATGGAGGGATTCAAGCGGGCTTTCTCGGCGCCATGGCCCAAGACGCTCAGATACCAG GGTGATGGGCGACCATTCTGGAGGATTGTCGTCGCGGAAGCAACTGACTGCACAAACAGTAATTATTTCGAAGAAGTGTACCAG TACTATGCACATGGAGATGCATGGCGTCTGCCTGGTGGAGCTTACAGAACACTGCGTGATTTAAAAGATGCTGGAG TTAAGCTAGCTGTCGTATCTAACTTCGACACACGGCTAAGGAAATTGCTCAAGGATCTCAATGTCTCACATAT GTTTGatgccattgttgtatcatcggagGTTGGATATGAGAAACCTGCTCCAGAGATCTTCAAAATAGCATTAG AACAAATTGGTGTGGAAGCCAGAAATGCAGTACACGTAGGAGATGATGAAACTGCAGACAAGGCGGGTGCTAACGCTATTGGACTCGAGTGCTG GCTGTGGGGAGAAGATGTGAAGGAATTTTCTGAGATACAACGCAGGATCGTAGCAAAAGGCTCACGATGA